The Macrobrachium nipponense isolate FS-2020 chromosome 19, ASM1510439v2, whole genome shotgun sequence genome contains a region encoding:
- the LOC135211244 gene encoding uncharacterized protein LOC135211244 codes for MLVNTRTTQSVFLPSGADCSHTPDATTTLMAANGTPICSYSMKPLKFSILGRNYIWPFIVTDVKTPLLGADFLTQHGLLVDVGCKHLLDTRTCHSLPLAGGPCIPTVCSITSHKYGNLLQEFPDIFKPELRQVADTLAKHGVFHHITTTGTRTHAKFHQPAYRTQKAIRAFSEMERMGICQKASSLWSSPLHMVKKLDGT; via the coding sequence ATGTTGGTCAACACCAGGACGACGCAGTCAGTGTTTCTGCCATCAGGAGCGGACTGCAGCCACACCCCTGACGCTACAACCACCCTCATGGCTGCCAACGGGACCCCCATCTGCTCCTACAGCATGAAGCCCCTAAAATTCTCCATCCTGGGGCGCAATTACATCTGGCCTTTCATCGTCACAGACGTCAAGACCCCTCTTCTGGGGGCGGACTTCCTAACACAACATGGGCTTCTCGTGGATGTAGGCTGCAAGCACCTCCTTGACACGAGGACATGCCACTCCCTCCCACTCGCTGGAGGCCCCTGCATCCCTACCGTTTGCTCCATCACGTCTCACAAATACGGCAatctcctgcaggagttccctgACATATTCAAGCCAGAACTCCGTCAGGTGGCCGACACCCTGGCCAAGCATGGCGTATTTCACCATATCACCACCACGGGCACCCGCACGCATGCAAAATTCCACCAACCCGCCTACAGGACGCAAAAAGCAATAAGGGCGTTCTCagagatggaacgaatgggcatctgccAGAAAGCCTCGAGCCTGTGGTCCTCACCTCTCCACATGGTGAAAAAGTTGGACGGCACCTAG